One Deltaproteobacteria bacterium genomic region harbors:
- a CDS encoding serine/threonine protein kinase, with amino-acid sequence MSSGEKWLKKPGESIGAFTVLSPIGAGGMGQVFLCRDLTLNRNVAVKVIGKEFHRDPAMHSRFLQEGKLLAQVHHPNITAIYSLGEDDSCVYIAMEHVEGESLHNLIRQCRINYKEMVDIIRGSALGLQAAHSRGIVHRDIKPANILVDRHGNAKIIDFGIAKALYSENDVETEVGLLIGTLNYLAPELLSGTSPNARTDIYSLGLVMTEMLTETTPFSATSRLQILENIRVHNLGLSRRSEVHLPVGFKEVLLRATHFDPLQRYARMADFLDAIGKIEFSKLPQYYYRPLQSEDLGDVEKTLETFKVSRLERPEWPLALSLALTKWDRGAEPQTTVTEQNVPAALLAEAISEVESRREKLLRGARPVGEPSPSGLAGRQANAQPSSAPVYLMILFLLISATALVWRAKNPLILDIVTRVSKLIQEKENPRTPTGKSDERKPALVAGDVVNSIPRPNPRLGLELQYLKTIIAVDGRISVAYLQTKLVAFENGDLKWEYTETKKNGEVVWPTFTIWHRPAGFIASILKTKDAPGFGSALFTLIGDPASIFPLHLGKKNSFESFGTTEYSRMPFRGGIACTVGPVEELEFKFGKKPVIRVQCEITGSRPDLHFYSPELNVSVLQRYHRVPGFGPDAGELMLKLERVVNVGTGIDYESYIKSGDAVAEAPKSQK; translated from the coding sequence ATGAGTAGCGGCGAAAAGTGGCTGAAAAAACCTGGCGAAAGCATTGGTGCTTTTACGGTATTGTCTCCCATTGGCGCGGGCGGGATGGGGCAGGTATTTCTTTGTCGTGACCTCACCTTGAACCGGAACGTTGCCGTCAAAGTGATCGGAAAAGAGTTTCACCGTGATCCGGCAATGCACTCTCGATTTCTGCAGGAAGGAAAACTTCTTGCGCAAGTTCACCATCCTAACATCACTGCGATCTACTCACTTGGCGAGGATGACAGCTGTGTCTACATCGCGATGGAACATGTGGAAGGCGAGTCGCTTCACAATTTGATTCGTCAGTGTCGTATCAACTATAAAGAAATGGTCGATATCATTCGTGGCTCTGCACTTGGGCTTCAGGCTGCTCACAGTCGTGGGATTGTTCACCGCGATATCAAGCCGGCTAACATATTGGTCGACCGCCATGGAAATGCTAAAATTATCGACTTTGGAATCGCGAAGGCTCTTTATTCGGAAAATGATGTCGAGACAGAAGTTGGGCTTCTCATTGGAACTCTCAATTATTTGGCGCCCGAACTTCTCTCGGGCACATCCCCGAATGCACGTACAGATATCTATTCTTTAGGTTTAGTAATGACAGAAATGCTAACCGAGACAACGCCGTTTTCGGCGACGTCACGACTTCAAATTCTAGAAAATATTCGAGTTCACAATCTTGGTCTTTCTCGCCGGTCTGAGGTGCATTTGCCCGTGGGCTTCAAGGAAGTTCTGTTGCGGGCCACTCACTTTGATCCGTTACAGCGGTATGCTCGAATGGCAGACTTTCTTGATGCGATAGGGAAAATAGAATTTTCGAAATTGCCACAGTACTATTATCGCCCGCTCCAGTCCGAAGATCTCGGAGATGTAGAAAAAACGTTAGAAACGTTTAAGGTGTCGCGGCTTGAAAGACCCGAGTGGCCGTTAGCGCTGTCTCTGGCCTTGACGAAATGGGATAGAGGCGCGGAGCCACAGACGACTGTCACCGAGCAAAATGTCCCGGCCGCACTTCTTGCGGAGGCGATTTCGGAAGTCGAGTCGCGCCGCGAAAAATTACTCCGTGGCGCGCGGCCCGTCGGAGAACCGAGCCCTTCGGGTCTCGCTGGGCGGCAGGCAAATGCTCAACCCTCATCTGCACCGGTTTATTTAATGATTCTGTTTCTTCTTATATCGGCTACCGCTCTTGTTTGGCGTGCCAAGAATCCGCTAATACTAGATATTGTCACCCGAGTTTCGAAGTTGATTCAGGAAAAAGAAAATCCGCGAACGCCCACAGGTAAATCCGATGAACGCAAGCCCGCTCTTGTAGCCGGAGATGTCGTAAATTCGATTCCTCGTCCGAATCCACGCCTGGGCCTGGAGCTTCAATATTTAAAGACCATTATTGCGGTAGATGGACGGATCTCGGTGGCCTACCTGCAAACGAAGCTCGTTGCCTTTGAAAATGGAGATCTTAAATGGGAGTACACGGAAACGAAAAAAAATGGGGAAGTCGTCTGGCCGACGTTCACGATCTGGCACCGACCAGCAGGGTTCATAGCCAGTATCCTGAAAACTAAGGATGCACCCGGCTTCGGGTCAGCATTATTCACCCTGATCGGGGATCCGGCATCGATTTTTCCACTTCACCTCGGCAAGAAAAATTCTTTCGAAAGTTTTGGAACCACTGAATACAGTCGAATGCCGTTTCGAGGTGGGATTGCCTGCACGGTAGGGCCGGTCGAAGAACTTGAATTCAAATTTGGAAAAAAACCTGTCATTCGTGTTCAATGTGAGATCACAGGTTCACGGCCCGATCTTCATTTTTACTCGCCGGAGCTGAATGTTTCGGTTTTACAGCGCTACCACCGGGTTCCGGGATTTGGTCCTGATGCGGGTGAACTTATGTTGAAGTTAGAAAGAGTTGTGAACGTTGGAACCGGAATCGATTACGAGTCGTACATAAAGTCCGGCGATGCCGTCGCAGAGGCTCCTAAAAGTCAAAAGTGA
- the truA gene encoding tRNA pseudouridine(38-40) synthase TruA: protein MKRTPSSTFVESLEFRRCAEDRYRVRLHLSYDGTDFHGWQRQTDAAGNTTLITGQGTIEAAVEKLFGEKLSVVGASRTDAGVHAQMQVAHFDCKKDPTLFRDLRYSLQCLTPSSLVVKEAFLAPYDFHSIATATDKTYRYSILNRRVPSALRRRTTWWVREPLSLDFLNEASQYLVGTHDFKSFQTSGTFVESTVRTLTKLAWQKVIPSESKLSPHGANKASLSDAQFADTLLFEIQGEGFLKQMVRNIVGTLVDLQTNGKAPADIKAVLEAKDRRKAGNTAPPQGLFLSSIRYPHELDNRCRPL from the coding sequence GTGAAAAGAACTCCGTCCTCGACTTTCGTCGAATCACTAGAATTTCGCAGATGCGCTGAAGACCGGTATCGCGTGCGTTTACATCTTTCTTATGACGGCACTGACTTTCACGGGTGGCAGCGCCAGACCGACGCCGCTGGAAACACAACCCTAATCACGGGCCAGGGCACGATCGAAGCGGCGGTGGAAAAGTTGTTCGGGGAGAAACTGTCAGTGGTCGGAGCGAGTCGCACAGATGCAGGCGTTCACGCACAGATGCAGGTCGCTCACTTTGACTGCAAAAAAGATCCGACTTTATTTCGCGATTTGCGCTATTCGCTTCAGTGCCTGACGCCGTCATCGTTAGTTGTGAAAGAAGCGTTTTTGGCGCCTTACGACTTTCATTCCATCGCGACTGCAACTGATAAGACTTATCGTTACTCAATTCTGAACCGGCGAGTGCCCAGTGCCCTTCGGCGCCGCACCACTTGGTGGGTTCGCGAACCGTTAAGCTTGGATTTTCTTAACGAAGCGAGCCAGTATCTAGTCGGAACTCACGATTTTAAAAGCTTTCAAACTAGCGGAACCTTTGTCGAATCAACGGTTCGCACACTGACCAAGCTGGCTTGGCAAAAGGTAATCCCGTCGGAGTCAAAATTGAGCCCGCATGGCGCTAACAAGGCCTCGCTTTCAGATGCCCAATTCGCGGACACTTTGTTGTTCGAAATTCAGGGCGAAGGTTTTTTAAAACAAATGGTGAGAAATATTGTGGGTACTTTGGTAGACCTCCAGACGAATGGAAAGGCGCCAGCTGACATTAAAGCGGTGCTCGAGGCAAAAGACCGGCGAAAAGCCGGCAACACTGCCCCGCCTCAGGGCCTATTCTTATCCTCCATCCGATATCCTCATGAACTTGACAATCGTTGCCGTCCTCTTTAA
- the rplM gene encoding 50S ribosomal protein L13, with the protein MALINLSSGGTYNAPKAGSENEVPRQWFIVDAAGKSIGRISTEIARVIRGKHKPQFTPNQDTGDFVVVVNAEKVQMSGVKLDVKRYYRHSRFFGSLKSLSAREMLDKDPAFVIEDAVKGMLPKNKLSRQLLLKLKAYKGPNHPHSAQKPQALEIK; encoded by the coding sequence ATGGCTTTAATCAATTTGTCTTCAGGCGGCACGTACAACGCCCCAAAAGCTGGTTCAGAAAACGAAGTTCCACGTCAGTGGTTCATTGTCGACGCGGCTGGAAAAAGCATCGGTCGTATTTCGACTGAAATCGCGCGAGTGATCCGCGGTAAACACAAACCACAATTCACACCCAATCAAGACACTGGCGACTTCGTCGTTGTCGTGAACGCTGAAAAGGTTCAGATGTCTGGTGTGAAGCTCGATGTGAAACGGTACTACCGTCACTCGCGCTTCTTCGGTTCTTTGAAGTCTCTCTCGGCTCGAGAGATGCTTGATAAAGATCCGGCATTCGTTATTGAAGACGCAGTGAAGGGTATGCTTCCAAAGAACAAACTGTCCAGGCAGTTGCTCTTGAAGCTCAAGGCCTACAAAGGCCCAAATCACCCACACTCAGCTCAAAAACCTCAGGCACTTGAAATCAAGTAA
- the rpsI gene encoding 30S ribosomal protein S9, which produces MAAAKEKKGTKFYYATGRRKTSAARVFLKSGSGKVVINGRTAEGYLSKATSRMMILQPLNMTSNGTAFDAYITVSGGGETGQAGAIRHGISRALVAFDETLRPTLKKAGFLTRDPRMVERKKYGQAGARARFQYSKR; this is translated from the coding sequence ATGGCTGCAGCTAAAGAGAAAAAAGGTACGAAGTTTTACTACGCAACTGGCCGCCGCAAGACGAGCGCAGCACGTGTCTTCTTGAAGTCGGGTTCTGGCAAAGTTGTGATCAACGGCCGAACTGCTGAAGGTTATCTTTCGAAGGCGACTTCGCGAATGATGATCCTCCAGCCACTTAACATGACCTCGAACGGAACGGCGTTTGACGCCTATATCACCGTTTCTGGTGGTGGCGAAACGGGCCAAGCTGGTGCGATCCGACACGGAATCTCACGCGCTCTTGTGGCGTTCGACGAAACACTTCGTCCAACCCTCAAAAAAGCCGGCTTCCTGACTCGTGACCCACGTATGGTTGAACGTAAGAAGTACGGTCAAGCTGGTGCACGCGCCCGCTTCCAATACTCGAAGCGTTAA